A window of the Hordeum vulgare subsp. vulgare chromosome 5H, MorexV3_pseudomolecules_assembly, whole genome shotgun sequence genome harbors these coding sequences:
- the LOC123452630 gene encoding protein spotted leaf 11, translated as MAGDQEEAERESPAPAAERVAAAVEAVAAPGEFRNAYRRQLLALSRRIRLLGPFAEELRERRRPAGEEEERALATLADALEKALELLKLGREGSRISLVFDRDRVMNKFQEVVAQLEQALHDFPYNELDISDEVREQVELVHAQLKRAKERVDVPDDEFYNDLLSLYNKTYDPSAELAILKSLSEKLHLMTITDLTQESLALHEMVASGGGQDPGEHIEKLSMLLKKIKDFVQTNNPEMGPPMASKIMDTSGDQKSVIVPDEFRCPISLELMKDPVIVATGQTYERPCIEKWLASGHHTCPSTQQRMSNTTLTPNYVLRSLISQWCETNGIEAPKRSSQPNKPVPACSSSERANIDALLSKLCSPDPEEQRSAAAELRLLAKRNAHNRLCIAEAGAIPLLLSLLSSSDLRTQEHAVTALLNLSIHEDNKASIMSSGAVPSVVHVLKNGSMEARENAAATLFSLSVVDEYKVTIGGTGAIPALVVLLSEGSQRGKKDAAAALFNLCIYQGNKGRAIRAGLVPLIMGLVTNPTGALMDEAMAILSILSSHQEGKAAIGAAEPVPALVELLGSGSPRNRENAAAVMLHLCSGEQQLVHLARAHECGIMVPLRELALNGTERGKRKAVQLLERMSRFVVQQQEEQESHSRLQAATAQVLPQAPEQVQESEIPDQLDSPASQYPTLL; from the exons ATGGCCGGCGACCAAGAGGAGGCGGAGCGGGAGTCCCCGGCGCCGGCTGCGGAGCGGGTCGCCGCCGCGGTGGAGGCCGTGGCGGCGCCCGGGGAGTTCCGGAACGCGTACCGGCGGCAGCTGCTGGCGCTGTCCCGCCGGATTCGCCTCCTCGGTCCCTTCGCCGAGGAGCTCCGCGAGCGCCGGCGCCccgcgggggaggaggaggagcgggcgCTGGCGACGCTCGCCGACGCGCTGGAGAAGGCGCTCGAGCTGCTAAAGCTCGGCCGCGAGGGCAGCAGGATCTCTTTG GTTTTTGATAGGGATAGAGTAATGAATAAATTTCAGGAAGTAGTTGCTCAGTTGGAACAAGCTTTGCACGACTTTCCATACAATGAATTGGATATATCTGATGAAGTTAGAGAACAG GTTGAGTTAGTGCATGCACAGCTCAAAAGAGCAAAAGAACGGGTTGATGTGCCTGATGATGAGTTCTACAACGACCTATTATCTCTGTATAACAAGACCTATGACCCAAGTGCAGAACTGGCTATCCTTAAAAGCTTGTCAGAAAAGCTACACCTCATGACTATCACTGATCTCACACAAGAGTCACTTGCTCTGCATGAGATGGTGGCATCTGGTGGTGGCCAGGATCCAGGAGAGCACATTGAGAAATTGTCAATGCTACTGAAGAAAATAAAGGACTTTGTGCAAACTAACAACCCTGAGATGGGCCCTCCTATGGCTTCCAAAATAATGGATACCAGTGGGGACCAGAAGTCTGTCATCGTTCCTGATGAATTCCGTTGTCCAATTTCTCTCGAGCTGATGAAAGATCCTGTTATAGTTGCTACTGGCCAG ACATATGAACGGCCGTGCATCGAGAAATGGCTAGCATCTGGGCATCACACTTGCCCAAGTACGCAACAAAGGATGTCGAACACAACATTGACGCCAAACTATGTCCTTAGAAGTCTCATCTCCCAGTGGTGTGAAACCAACGGAATTGAAGCGCCTAAGCGCTCATCCCAGCCTAACAAGCCAGTGCCAGCATGCTCTTCTAGTGAACGTGCTAACATTGATGCTCTATTGTCCAAGTTATGCTCTCCAGACCCCGAAGAGCAGAGGTCAGCTGCCGCAGAGCTTCGCTTGCTCGCAAAGCGGAACGCACACAACCGACTATGCATTGCTGAGGCTGGTGCAATTCCCTTACTATTGAGTCTGTTATCGTCATCTGACTTGCGGACTCAGGAACATGCTGTTACTGCACTTCTGAACCTCTCCATACACGAGGACAACAAGGCAAGCATCATGTCCTCTGGTGCTGTGCCCAGTGTTGTCCATGTGCTGAAGAATGGCAGTATGGAGGCCCGGGAAAATGCTGCGGCCACACTTTTTAGCCTCTCTGTGGTCGACGAATACAAAGTGACGATTGGGGGAACAGGGGCTATCCCTGCCCTTGTAGTGTTGCTAAGTGAGGGCAGCCAGCGGGGTAAGAAAGACGCAGCGGCAGCCCTCTTCAACTTGTGCATTTACCAAGGTAACAAAGGCCGTGCAATACGAGCTGGCCTTGTGCCCCTCATCATGGGTCTAGTAACAAACCCCACAGGAGCTCTCATGGACGAGGCTATGGCAATACTCTCAATACTATCCAGCCACCAAGAGGGGAAGGCAGCTATCGGGGCAGCAGAGCCTGTTCCTGCGCTTGTCGAGTTGCTTGGAAGTGGATCACCGAGAAACAGAGAGAATGCTGCAGCTGTGATGCTGCATCTGTGCAGCGGCGAGCAACAGCTTGTGCATTTAGCCCGTGCGCATGAGTGTGGGATCATGGTTCCGTTACGTGAGCTGGCATTGAACGGCACAGAAAGGGGAAAGAGGAAGGCAGTGCAGCTGCTCGAGCGGATGAGCAGATTCGTGGTTCAACAACAAGAGGAACAGGAATCTCATTCTCGGCTGCAGGCCGCCACGGCACAAGTTCTCCCTCAGGCCCCTGAACAGGTCCAAGAAAGTGAAATCCCCGATCAATTGGACAGTCCGGCGTCTCAATACCCCACGCTCTTATGA